TACGTCCCGGCAGCCACGTAATTAGGGCTGCCAACGGCACTTGCAATACGTTGGCCATTTGCTGCATAGCGGCCTGCTCTAGCTGCTCCAGATCATGGATCTGTTGCATAGCGGCCAGACCCCATTGAATGGTCTGGTAGGCTTTTTGCTGCTGTTCAGTTTGGCGCTGTAGCTGCCATTGGTGGAGAATTAGGCCCACTTGCCGACTTACCACCCGCATCAGCTCCCGTTCATCTCGTCCCCAGGTGCGGGTGGATTCGTTACCCACCATCACCACTCCTTCCAGAGGATTATCTACTGCCGTGTTGCAAACGAGGACAGATTGCACACCGGCGGTCAGCAAAACTTCCCGCCAGGCCATGAGTTTCAGGTCATCGGAGAGGTTCTCAATGCTGACCGCCTCGGTACTGCGCTCTAGCATTTGCCAGTCAACTTGGTTGAGACGCTCTAGGAAGGCTGGCAAGGAAGGGCAGTGGGGTGCCTGGTGCTGGTAGCAAACCTCAAACTTTTCCTGGTCTGGATTATAGAGCAATACCAAAAACCACTGGGTTTTTAAGCGCCGGGAAATTTGTTCGGCTGCATCATGCAGGGTTTTCGTCCAGTCGTCCTCACTGTAGATGGCGCGGGTGAGTTCGGCGGTGAGGAGTTGATCGTTTTTGACTTGCTCTAGGGTGGTTTCTAGGGTTTCTAGGGGAGCTGTGATTGCCGCAATCTGGGCAGCGGCCTGCAGGTAGCTTTTTTCTTGCTCTGTCCAGATATGGGCTTTCTGGCTTTCTACGGATAGAAAACCTAGGAGTTGGTTTTGAAATAGGATCGGCGTGGCGAGGAGCGATCGCGCCTGGATACGCTGCATCAGCCGGCCAGTTAAATCAGCCTTGAGGGTGCCGTTGGCTTCACCGATGGCGATCGTTTGATCAGCCATGAGGGCTTGATAGAAAGCACTGACGTCTTCAACGGGAATGGGAGCGATCGCTCGCATGTCTCGGGAAATGACACCGCGATCCGGGCGGCTGGCTCGCTGCCAAAATTCATAGCGCTGGGGTTCAAACCAGTAAATATTGGTGCGGTCAAGCCCAATAAACTGATGGGTGGCTTCAACGACGGCATCGAGCCGCTCTTGGAGGGTGGGCAGCGATCGCAGGTGATTTAAAAGATGGAAAAGGGGTTCGGCTGGGCGCTTCACCTGTTGACGAATCTGTTCAGCCTCAATGTGATGGATTGCGAGGGCCAGCTCACCCAACACCATCGAAAGTCGTGCCTTTTCTTCCGCCTGGGGAGAAACGCCCCACAGGTTGGATCCAAGAATGGTCACCCCTAGGCAGCGATCGCGATGACGAATCGGAAAAATGACCGTGCCTTGAATATTATGCTGTTGAGCAATGGTGCGCCACTGCCCCGCCCTGGTTTCTTCCCGTAGATCGGGCACCCCCACCGGACGCTGCTGGATCACCACCTGCTCTAACAAGTCACCGGGCTGCAGCTCTAGTCTTTGCTGGAGGAAGGGAGCCGCCGCCGCCGATGGCATCAGCCCTGCACAGCCCTGCATAGTGTGTCCTACCTGGTGATAGAGACCAATCCAGATCAGCGCATACTGAAATTCAGATCGCAAATAGTCCAAAGCAGCCTGAGCTAGCCCCTCCAGACTGTCTTGCTCCCGGAGTGACTGCAAGGCGCGACCGAGTGCGACTAGTTGGCGCTCATAATCGGATAGATCTTTTTGCGAACCCATGGATATGAACTCCCCTTCAGGTTGGGATGGCCCTGACATCAAGGACACGATGTTTAGAGCATCCCTCAGGCATGATGTGGCTATCAGTCATGATGAACATAGTTGACTACATGGTGATGGATGTTATTCAGGATGAACTATTGAGGATGCCCCGTGGCGTATGCATGGGACGAACCCTGGATCAACCTAGTTGGGTGGGACGAACCCTGGATCAACCTAGTTGGGCAAGTCCTAAAACAACGTCGGCTTGTCTGCATAATGCTGCATAACTATAGATGGGTTTCCAACGTTGGTGGGTGTTCTTGGTTCAATGTATTGTGAACATCCCTAAACTCCCTGGTGCTGGCATCTGGTATGCAGATGAGTATGCAGACTTGGATGAAAACTAGACGCCCATAGCTGCTTGCGCGATCGCTCTCCCTCATTGTCAGCATTCTACGCGGGTTTCGCCACTATCCTGATGAATCGTCAACCATGAGGTATCCCTAAATCCTGTAGATGAGACCATCTGCGTAGAGACATCCATCCTAGTCTGTTACTAAAGCTACCGTGAATTGCTGGGGTGGTCATGGTGGTTGTGCTACAAAATGTAGACCGGTCTCTAGGGTTATCCCTAGGATGACAGTTGAGCAATTGGGCGGGCGGTTGGGTAGGCGATCGCCCGATCTCCTGATGCGGCTATCCTTGTATACTGACGGTTGTTCCAAGTATGCCCGCATCGTGACCCGAACTGTCTCCTGTAGTGAACTGTGAACCTTTACCGCACTGGCTTACGCCCACTTTTATTCTCTAGGATAGTATCTGATCCTGAATGGCTCCACGAGTCTACTCTAAAGCTCCTCGGTTGGCTAAGCCAGGCCCAGACCGATCCCGCCTCGGCAATGGCGATCGCTCGCTTGATTCAGCACCAATTACAAGACAACTATACCTACCAGCATCCCGCCCTAGAGCAATCTCTGTGGGGGATTTCTTTTGCCAATCCCGTGGGTCTCGCGGCAGGGTTTGATAAGGATGGGATCGCAACGGGCATTTGGTCTAGCTTGGGGTTTGGGTTTGCTGAACTGGGAACGGTCACCTTCCATGCCCAACCTGGCAATCCTCAACCCCGCCTGTTTCGGCTGGTGCAAGACGAAGCGGTGTTGAACCGCATGGGGTTTAATAACCAGGGTGCCGCGGCCTTAGCCCAGCGGTTGCAAGCTGCTTGGGGTGAAAGAGACTGCCCCATCCCCTTGGGCATCAATCTAGGCAAGTCAAAAATCACAGACTTAGATGATGCAGCGGAAGACTATCGCCAAAGTTTTCGGTTGCTGAAGGATCTGGGTCGCTACTTTGTGGTCAACGTGTCGTCACCCAATACGCCGGGACTGCGATCGCTACAGTCTACAGAACAGCTCACGGGAATTCTGCAGGCGCTCTCGGAGGAAAATCAACAGCAAAAGCCAATCCTAGTGAAAATTGCACCGGATTTAGACTGGGACGCGATCGCTGCCGTCGTAGATTTGTCGTTAACCTATAAACTGGCGGGTATTATCGCCACCAATACCACCATTCAGCGCGACGGTCTCAAGACCCAGGTGATTGCCAAAACGGGCAATCCAGTCGCTCAAGAAGCTGGCGGCATCAGTGGCGCACCGCTGCGATCGCGCTCCACCGAGGTGATTCGCTTCATCGCCCAACAAACCCAGGGTAGTCTGCCGATCATTGGCGTGGGCGGCATTTTCACCGCCGCCGATGCCTGGGACAAGATCACGGCGGGGGCCAGTTTAGTGCAGGCCTACACCGGGTTAGTCTATGAAGGGCCGGGTATGGTGCGCAGTATCCTGGAAGGACTGGTACAGCGTCTAGAAGAGCAGGGCATGAAGCATATTCAGGATGCGATCGGGAGTGGCCCGGCTTGATAGATGTTCATCCCTGAACACCTCGACATCACGACGGTCTCCCTCGATAGATGGATCACAGTTCATAGATTAAAACCCTTGCTTCCGATACCTGAAAGTAAGGGTTTTGTGTTAAATAGAGAATTGTTCGCAATAGTGGCGGGTTGTTGCAAATATCGTCAGAATCGTTTAAGATTCACATTAAGGCTATGCTATTGAGAATTTTCAGGTACTCTAAGTCCTATGTATACTGCATCCTCACTCAAGGCCGAACTCAATCACCGGGGATGGCGCATGACTCCCCAGCGAGAGACCATCCTCCAAGCCTTTCAAAACCTAGCCAAGGGGAAACACCTTAGTGCGGAAGATCTGTACAATCGTTTGCACGCTCAGGGCGAGAATATTAGCCTAGCGACGATTTATCGCACCTTGAAGCTGATGGCCCGCATGGGCATCCTGCGAGAGCTGGAACTGGCTGAAGGTCATAAGCACTACGAACTCAACCAGCCTGCTCCCTACCACCATCATCACCTGATCTGTGTACGCTGCAATCAAACCATTGAGTTTAAAAACGACTCAATCCTCCGGTCAGGGGTGAAGACGGCTGATAAGAATGGCTATCACTTACTAGACTGCCAGCTCACCATTCACGCTATTTGCCCTGCTTGCCAGCGATCGCTCATTCCGGTCTAAGCCTGCTTTAAATCTGGGTTTATGGATCGACGGGAATCAGCGTTTCTAGCGAGAGAGCCGCGCGAATCTTTTCAATATTCCATTCAGCTAATCCCGTGCGATCGCTGCTGGAGCGCGCTTCAAAGGGACAGGTGCTGACCAACTGCAGCTTAGGATTTTCTGTTGCCCAGGCCTTAGCGATCGCCGAGAAGCCATCTTCAATCCACACAATTCGATGGGGCCATCGACGGCTACACCAACGGGCTGCTAAGCATTTGGCATCCTGTTTCGCGTTGGGAAAGGCGGCGGCAGCTTGGGCTGATTGGTGATCTGAGAGCGGATAGGCGATCGCCCATCGCTGGGTTTTGGCCCAGTCATTCCACAGCAGCGCCTGGGCACCAAAGGATGAGATCCATAAGGGGGCAATCCACTCAGCCCAAGCGATCGCTGAAATGAGTTCCTTCGATCCACGCACTGCCCCCCAGGGAGCCGCTACATCCTGGGCATAGGGCTGAGCGATCGGCTGGTTGGGAATGCTCAGAACTCCTTGAATGTCAAGAAATAATAAAGTTTGTTCGGCTGGCATCAGGCGTGATTGGGTCGTAACAATGGTGTATGAGTGGCTCGATGGGGATTCAGAACCCTAGGTAAGGCTCACATACCCAAGGTTACATGTAACATTATCCTGTTGAACAACTCAACTGATCACGAGATAGGCGGCGAAAATTTTTCTGAAACTTTTATCCTGACGGCACGTCAAGCCACCTATAGGAAGAAGCCCAAGCTATTTTAGGGTGTTCGTCGTCTAGACATGAACCTCCTAGCCTGTACGTGCTCAACCATACCTCACACTGTTTATATCTGCTGGAGAAATCACCTGTGATGCTACCGCCAACCTCTCAAGAATCTAGCCAACGCCGTATGGGCATCCGCGCGGGTGCCGTAGTCATGGGAGCCGTGTTGTCCCTGGGTGGAGCGATCGCCCTACCAAGTTTCGCTCAGACTGAGTCTGAAACTGTGTCCCCTGCCCCCGCTGATGCCCGTTTTGCCTGTCAGTATATAGACGGGGAATACGTGGTGATGTACTACCCCCAAAGCCAGCCCGGTGAATCCTATCCCTGGGCTAAGCCGACTGCCCTGGGAGGCGGCTGGACACCTGAACGCCGCTGTACTGAAATCAGCCGTCGGCTAGAGTCTTATCGCCCCGATGGTTTGCTGGAAATGCGCACCAGCGTTGAAAATGACTACGACATCGTCTGCGTCACCACGCAGCAAAATTCCGACTGTCGGATTGTGCTGACGGTGCCCCCCGGACAGGATGCTCGGGTCACCCGCGATCGCGTGTTTGAGAGCTTGACGGTAGCCGATAGTGGTCAACAAACTGACGCCGTTACAACGTTCACCGGCAACGATCTAGATGTACTGGGTGATCTGGCCAACGAGCTGAATCTGCCTTCAATCCCTGGCATCAACATGCCGTCTCGCCGCTCTTCAGACGCCATTAACCTGCGTCCTTTCTTAGATCCCTCGGATGGCGGTACCGGCAACCAACTGGTGCCTAGCAATGCCCCTAGCCTCAATCCGGATCGGTTCCGCTAGATTGGGCACCTCCTGTCCTAGGGCAAGAGGTGTGGATTGACCAATACTCTGCTTGCTTTGTTGGATACGACGTCACTATGGTTCTTGATGCTACCTGCTCTTTCTAGAACAGATGCACCATCCAATACCAAATTCACCTATCAGGAGCGATCGCTCCTGATTTTTTTTGGCCTGTCTCGATCATGGCTCCTAACAACCCTGAATTTACGTTCTGTGATGTTGGGCAAGTAGGTTTGGGCAAGTAGGTGCTCATTCTATGAAGTCATGACATTGCAGAGCATGAGCGCTGAAGAGATATCAGGGGCGATCGCCCTCAAATCTTGATATAACAAGCAATTTGCGGGCTACATCATACGCCATTTTTAGTATGAATCGTCCAGATCTACGTAAAGACAATAGAAAACTCTAAATATTCCAACATCCAAGTTTAATTAACTTAATAAAAGAGGGTATTATATCGATAGGTAGAAATTCTCACTCTTCAACTTAGCGAGATACCTGCTACGGACGTCTTAGTCCACCTAGCCAACTTTCTATCTAGGAACTGCTTACAAGGCTCTGATCTTGGTATTCACCAGCCCCGTAGAGCTTCCCAACCTGGAAAGCCCGCGATCGCAGCTACACCCAGAGTCTTGCAGCTTGAGAAACCGCCTCTTCTGTGATGGTTCAACATAGAACGTTGCGCGACAAGTCCATTCAACTGCTTTTAGGGACGCTCTCACAATGACACAATTTCCCTGGCTAACCGCCTTAATTCTCTTCCCGCTGATAGCGGCGCTGCCGATTCCTATCATTCCGGATCAAAATGGTAAAACCCTGCGTTGGTACACGCTAGGCGTTGGCCTCGTTGAGTTCGCCCTCATGCTCTACACCTTCTGGGCGCACTACGACCTGCACAACCCCGAGTACCAATTGGTTGAAAGCTATACCTGGGTTTCCCAAGTTGGTTTGAACTGGTCTGTGGCAGTGGATGGTTTGTCCATGCCCCTCGTGATTCTGTCGGGTTTGGTCACGACGCTAGCTATCTTGGCGTCATGGAATGTGACCCACAAACCTCGGTTATATTTTGTTTCATTATTAGTGGTTTTTAGCGCCCAGATTGGGGTGTTTGTAGCTCAAGACATGTTGATGTTCTTCATCATGTGGGAGCTGGAACTGGTACCGGTCTACTTGCTGATTGCAATTTGGGGCGGAAAGCGTCGCCTCTATGCCGCTACCAAGTTTATTCTTTACACCGCCGTCGGCTCTCTATTCATCCTCATGGCAGCGTTCGCCATGGCCTTCTACGGTGATGTCACCAGCTTTGATCTGCAAACCCTAGCAGCAAAAGACTACTCTCTGCCCTTCGAACTTTCGCTCTATGCTGCCCTGCTGATTGCCTTTGGCGTCAAGCTACCTATTTTCCCCTTCCACACCTGGTTGCCCGATGCTCACAGTGAAGCACCTGCACCGGTTTCCATGATTTTGGCTGGGGTCTTACTGAAAATGGCTGGCTACGGTCTCATCCGCATGAACATGGAGATGTTGCCCAATGCCCACACCTACTTCGCTCCATTCCTAGCCATCTTAGGCGTCATTAGTATCATCTACGCCTCACTCACCGCCTTTGCTCAGACCAATCTCAAGCGCCGCATGGCTTACTCGTCCATTGCTCACATGGGATTTGTCTTGATTGGTATCGCCTCCTTCAATACCTTGGGGTTGAGCGGTGCAGTTCTGCAAATGGTGTCCCATGGTTTGATTGCTGCCACACTCTTCTTCCTGTCTGGTGTTGCCTACGATCGCACCCACACCTTGGCCATGGACGAGATGGGTGGCATGGCCAAGCAAATGCCCACCGTCTTTGCCCTGTTCACTGCTGGTTCTCTAGCCTCCCTTGCCCTGCCGGGTATGAGTGGATTTGTGGGAGAACTGACCGTATTCCTTGGCTTCACCACCAGCGATGCCTATGGCGTCACCTTTAAGGCGGCGATCGTCCTGCTTGCTGCTGTGGGCGTGATTCTGTCTCCCATCTACCTGCTCTCCATGCTGCGTCAGGTATTCTACGGTGAGGAAAGCGTCAAGCTATCGGACATGAAACTGTTTGACATCAAGCCTCGGGAAGCCTTCATCGCCGCTTGTTTGCTGGTGCCCATCATTGGTATTGGCGTCTATCCTAAGCTGGCAACCCAAACCTATGACGTGAAAACGGAAGCTGTGATGGCTCAACTGCGTGGCAATCTGCCAACCGTTGCGGAACAGCCCTTCCAGTTGCAAGCACCTCGGTTTGTGGCTCCACCCATCTTTGGTGCAGAAACCAAAGAGTTAGCAACACTCAGCCGTTAGGGCTCTGGGATAGGCTCTCCAACTATCTGGGTTCTCGATACTATCTGCCCGGATACGCATTCAACTAAAGATCATCAAAAGGGGAGCGGGCCATGGGCCTACTCCCCTTTTAATTGCGCTGGTTGTGACGAGCTAGAGCCATCCACACCCTCGGACTAGGGTGAGCGTCGGCAGGAGGTCAGGCGATCGCTAACTGACATTCCACGCCGTAGCTGCTGGTGAGGTTACAGGTTTCGTGGTCAACACTATTGGTGTCGCTAAGTTCTAGGTTGTAGAAATCCACCGTCGGCTCTTGGAAATAGGGGCCGGCATGCCACGTGCCTACATGCAGCTTGATAAAACAGTTACCTGGAATCTGAAAGGCTTGGATATCAGCGATCGCTGGTTTGTTAGCCGATCCGGGAGGAGCCACGGCGATCATCCAGGACTTTCCTTCTAGAGATCCTAGGCATTGCGTGCAGCCTTGGTGACGAGTGATGCGCGAAAACGTGAGCCCCCGATGCTCTAGCCGCATGATGTAGAACCGGGGAATGCCGTTGCTGAGGTGCAGTTGAGCATCGTCTGCATCAAAAGGTTTACCGTCTTCAGTGGGCAAAATGAGTTGGCCAAAGGGGGCAAAGTTGTCTACCGTAATAGACTGGACGGGTAGCTGCACCAAATTGGAGGACTCAGGCATGGATGTTCCTTCAGTAGCGTCGTTGGATGAAAAGATGGGCAGGAAGGCGCGATCGCTTTCCCCAACCTCTTCTAAGTCTTAATGTTAGCTAAGGATTCTAGCCTGTTGATCATGAGCGATCGCCGCTAGGATGAAACTATTCGGTTGATATTCATAGATGAACGTTTCCGTGGCTTAGCCAAGACGGAAGCATCTTGGTTTTTCAACAGCATGAGGTCAATCATGGAGATGGGACGTCGCTTCTGCCACCATGTTGAGACTCCCGCCCCCCCACAATGGCGGATTTGGTGTATCGCTCTGATCGTTCAGCCGCAGCTAGTCCTCACCTAGGAAGTATGATGGTTCACTCCAGCAACAGTTCGTCTCAATTCGTTTTAGACATGGCATCCCAACACGATGTTCGCCAGTATTTGGCCTATTGGTTTCAGTTAGGCAAAAAGGTCTGGATCCATAACGGACAAGAATCTCTACTGCCTGTGTCAGTGATCCAGGGCGATCGCTACAGCGATGATTTTGAACAATGCTGGCAGCGGATTATGGCTGCCGATAGCGGCGACTGCTATCTCGATGGCACCACCCACACGATTCATCAACTCTTGAGCGATCGCTGGGATATCGTCCCCTGCGCTCGTTGTCAGATGCCGGTTCCCATGGCCGCAGTAGGCACGACCGCCGATCTGTCCTGCCCCTGCAACGATCTACCGATGTGGCCAAACACCGAGATTCCTGCGCCTCGGCATCCCATCAATAATCACAATCATCTGCAAGGAATCCGCGATCGCCTCATGCATAATGAGCAGGCTAGCTAGTCCCCCAAGACATCCTCAGCCCAAGAACTCCGCTGGCTGAGGATGTTGTCATTCCAAGAACTTATTGGCTGAGCGACGTCGTTTGTCCTAAGGACAGGCTACGCCAACGTGGAACATCTCCCGAAGAGAGAAAGCCACAACCACCCGCGCGTTCCCTAGCCCCTCTGGAGCCAGGGAACGCCAAGCAACACGAGTGCCCCACGACAGGGCCACTTTCCGCCTCAGAAGACTAGGAACGCACAGAGTACAGGTGGCCATCCCGTAGCTGCACCACCGGATGGTTTGACATTCTCACCAACTGTTCGTTGTGAGTAGTTACAACGACGGTAATGCCGATTGAATTCAACTTTTTTAAAATTTTGATGACTTGCCAAGAATTATCTGGGTCAAGATTTCCCGTGGGTTCGTCGGCTAGGAGTAGCGGTGGCGTGCCAACAATAGCGCGGGCAATGCTCACCCGCTGCTGCTCGCCCCCCGAGAGTTCATCTGGGAAACATTGAGCCTTGTCCTGCAGTCCTACCATCTTAAGCGTGGGAATGAGTCGTCGGTGGATTTCTTTGCGGGTGAACCCCTGCGCCCACAGCACAAAGGCAACATTTTCCGATACGGTGCGTCGAGGAATCAGCTTGTAGTCTTGGAAGACCACCCCAATGCGTCGCCGCAGTTGAGAGAGATGATTGCCATGGACGTTGAGCAAGTTATGGTTCTCGACAAAGACTTGTCCACTCGATGGACGCTCTGCCCCGTAGAGCAATTTGAGAAGTGTAGATTTCCCAGACCCTGAAGGGCCGGTGACAAACAGGAAGTCGCCGGGGCGAATCTGCAAGCTCACATCTCGCAGGGCACGGCTACCGTTGGCGTAGACCTTTGTCACTTGCTGTAGTTCTACCAAGGGCTTAGCTCGGTTGGGAGCTTGCCGTGGAGGTGGGGTCACTGGAGAGGCGGAAGCATGAGGTGTCGCGGTTGGAATCGGTGCCGCACTAGGACGCTCAACAGAGACATGAACCATAACGTTACTCTTGATAGGCGGATTGTACGCGAATGAGACAACTCAAGCAGAAAAATATGAAGGTCGTCAACTAGAGCACCCGGTTAAACCCTATAGGTAGAGTTGGCAGCTCATCTATGCCCCCCTCCCTATTGAAGGCTAGACTAGCGTAGTTTGAAAGGCGATCGCTAGATTATTTAATGAATGGCACTGAGAAGGTGGAGGTTTGTCCGTAGAAGGTGCTTCGTTCTTCACCCTCCAGCGCCTAGGATCGGCATAGATTGCGGCGCTACAAGTGAAGAATTCCCTGATCTAGACCAGAGTTAGCTTGGATAGGCCGGGTTTCTCTCCAAAGAATAGCCTACTATTTCTCCCCTGCATCCTAAAGTCACGCTCCTATACTAGAAGTAGTTGTGCTGAATAACTGCGTTTTCGGTGGAAAACAGTACAGGTTTCCCGGCAGTTGTCAGCAACACCCATAGACTATAGCAAGGGGAACGCGCATGGCCTTAGATTCTGCTGTCATGCAGGCCGTTGAAAAACTGGAATATCGCGCCACGGTGGGAGATATTGCCTCTCAGGCTGGGATTAATATCTCGACTGCAGAGCGAGGTCTGTTGACCTTGGCCTCAGAAACGGGAGGGCATCTGCAAGTATCCGATGCGGGAGAGGTAGCCTACCAGTTTCCTAAAAACTTTCGTACGGTTTTACGAAACAAATACTGGCGGTTGCGGGTTCAAGAACTCTGGGACAAGATTTGGGGTGTCTTGTTCTACCTGATTCGTATTTCCTTTGGGGTTTTGCTAATCGTCTCGATTGTCCTGATTGCGCTGACCATCTTGGTCATCGTGTTGGCCATCACATTCTCCAATCGTGAGGGTGAAAACAACAACAGCCGTCGTGGCGGATCCGGTGGGGGGCTTCTCTTTTTACCCTTCCGGCTGTTCTATTTCCCTGATCTATTTTGGGTCTTTAGTCCTGGCTATGGCCGGCAGCGGCATTATCGCCAAGCCCGACCATCACAGCCGGGGCGATCGCCCAAGTCAGACTCTGAGATGAACTTTCTGGAGTCGGTGTTTTCCTTCTTGTTTGGCGATGGAGATCCCAATGCAGACCTAGAAGAACGTCGCTGGCAGGCGATCGCCACCGTGATTCGCAACAACCAA
This region of Candidatus Obscuribacterales bacterium genomic DNA includes:
- a CDS encoding GAF domain-containing protein — translated: MGSQKDLSDYERQLVALGRALQSLREQDSLEGLAQAALDYLRSEFQYALIWIGLYHQVGHTMQGCAGLMPSAAAAPFLQQRLELQPGDLLEQVVIQQRPVGVPDLREETRAGQWRTIAQQHNIQGTVIFPIRHRDRCLGVTILGSNLWGVSPQAEEKARLSMVLGELALAIHHIEAEQIRQQVKRPAEPLFHLLNHLRSLPTLQERLDAVVEATHQFIGLDRTNIYWFEPQRYEFWQRASRPDRGVISRDMRAIAPIPVEDVSAFYQALMADQTIAIGEANGTLKADLTGRLMQRIQARSLLATPILFQNQLLGFLSVESQKAHIWTEQEKSYLQAAAQIAAITAPLETLETTLEQVKNDQLLTAELTRAIYSEDDWTKTLHDAAEQISRRLKTQWFLVLLYNPDQEKFEVCYQHQAPHCPSLPAFLERLNQVDWQMLERSTEAVSIENLSDDLKLMAWREVLLTAGVQSVLVCNTAVDNPLEGVVMVGNESTRTWGRDERELMRVVSRQVGLILHQWQLQRQTEQQQKAYQTIQWGLAAMQQIHDLEQLEQAAMQQMANVLQVPLAALITWLPGRKDAQISAAAVGNNHYVLNADKKIKIHTDLLVQWALKSDSVVSISSNEFSVETRQWLSGSEIGQVLVMALRTSPNHEPTGVALVADCFDRYWLERQLDAFSSLVGQLAWSRRYLLLTKTLNNQREALERLNWYKQRRIEEIYRTLGVGIKRLNDLSHQKDALASMRYHQILRQLGNTLSSMVPVLKYEQWQLRTEVETTPLPTLLRRALERVDHLIKQRQLWSQVHNEETLTVGGDIGKIEFVLHEILLFACRRSPNSGRLDIWCRPLDAQWLELSITDNGVIEPRLVEELHIGRSQDLLMPSTLDYPPGLHLAICQSLMETVGGEFTLFKLEDERVLSRLIIPIVPS
- a CDS encoding quinone-dependent dihydroorotate dehydrogenase; this encodes MNLYRTGLRPLLFSRIVSDPEWLHESTLKLLGWLSQAQTDPASAMAIARLIQHQLQDNYTYQHPALEQSLWGISFANPVGLAAGFDKDGIATGIWSSLGFGFAELGTVTFHAQPGNPQPRLFRLVQDEAVLNRMGFNNQGAAALAQRLQAAWGERDCPIPLGINLGKSKITDLDDAAEDYRQSFRLLKDLGRYFVVNVSSPNTPGLRSLQSTEQLTGILQALSEENQQQKPILVKIAPDLDWDAIAAVVDLSLTYKLAGIIATNTTIQRDGLKTQVIAKTGNPVAQEAGGISGAPLRSRSTEVIRFIAQQTQGSLPIIGVGGIFTAADAWDKITAGASLVQAYTGLVYEGPGMVRSILEGLVQRLEEQGMKHIQDAIGSGPA
- a CDS encoding transcriptional repressor, with protein sequence MYTASSLKAELNHRGWRMTPQRETILQAFQNLAKGKHLSAEDLYNRLHAQGENISLATIYRTLKLMARMGILRELELAEGHKHYELNQPAPYHHHHLICVRCNQTIEFKNDSILRSGVKTADKNGYHLLDCQLTIHAICPACQRSLIPV
- a CDS encoding COP23 domain-containing protein; translated protein: MLPPTSQESSQRRMGIRAGAVVMGAVLSLGGAIALPSFAQTESETVSPAPADARFACQYIDGEYVVMYYPQSQPGESYPWAKPTALGGGWTPERRCTEISRRLESYRPDGLLEMRTSVENDYDIVCVTTQQNSDCRIVLTVPPGQDARVTRDRVFESLTVADSGQQTDAVTTFTGNDLDVLGDLANELNLPSIPGINMPSRRSSDAINLRPFLDPSDGGTGNQLVPSNAPSLNPDRFR
- a CDS encoding NAD(P)H-quinone oxidoreductase subunit 4 produces the protein MTQFPWLTALILFPLIAALPIPIIPDQNGKTLRWYTLGVGLVEFALMLYTFWAHYDLHNPEYQLVESYTWVSQVGLNWSVAVDGLSMPLVILSGLVTTLAILASWNVTHKPRLYFVSLLVVFSAQIGVFVAQDMLMFFIMWELELVPVYLLIAIWGGKRRLYAATKFILYTAVGSLFILMAAFAMAFYGDVTSFDLQTLAAKDYSLPFELSLYAALLIAFGVKLPIFPFHTWLPDAHSEAPAPVSMILAGVLLKMAGYGLIRMNMEMLPNAHTYFAPFLAILGVISIIYASLTAFAQTNLKRRMAYSSIAHMGFVLIGIASFNTLGLSGAVLQMVSHGLIAATLFFLSGVAYDRTHTLAMDEMGGMAKQMPTVFALFTAGSLASLALPGMSGFVGELTVFLGFTTSDAYGVTFKAAIVLLAAVGVILSPIYLLSMLRQVFYGEESVKLSDMKLFDIKPREAFIAACLLVPIIGIGVYPKLATQTYDVKTEAVMAQLRGNLPTVAEQPFQLQAPRFVAPPIFGAETKELATLSR
- a CDS encoding ureidoglycolate lyase — translated: MPESSNLVQLPVQSITVDNFAPFGQLILPTEDGKPFDADDAQLHLSNGIPRFYIMRLEHRGLTFSRITRHQGCTQCLGSLEGKSWMIAVAPPGSANKPAIADIQAFQIPGNCFIKLHVGTWHAGPYFQEPTVDFYNLELSDTNSVDHETCNLTSSYGVECQLAIA
- the ftsE gene encoding cell division ATP-binding protein FtsE, producing the protein MVHVSVERPSAAPIPTATPHASASPVTPPPRQAPNRAKPLVELQQVTKVYANGSRALRDVSLQIRPGDFLFVTGPSGSGKSTLLKLLYGAERPSSGQVFVENHNLLNVHGNHLSQLRRRIGVVFQDYKLIPRRTVSENVAFVLWAQGFTRKEIHRRLIPTLKMVGLQDKAQCFPDELSGGEQQRVSIARAIVGTPPLLLADEPTGNLDPDNSWQVIKILKKLNSIGITVVVTTHNEQLVRMSNHPVVQLRDGHLYSVRS